In one Thermanaerovibrio velox DSM 12556 genomic region, the following are encoded:
- a CDS encoding 2-hydroxymuconate tautomerase: MPIVEIHMLQGRDLKAKQELVQRVTDAVCVSLGVQREQVRIIIREMKDEDYAAGGVLWSERT, from the coding sequence ATGCCCATAGTGGAGATCCATATGCTCCAGGGTAGGGACCTCAAGGCCAAACAGGAACTGGTTCAGCGGGTGACCGATGCGGTCTGCGTCTCCCTAGGCGTCCAAAGGGAACAGGTCCGCATAATCATAAGGGAGATGAAGGATGAGGACTACGCCGCAGGAGGCGTCCTCTGGTCAGAGAGGACCTAG